One window of Nymphaea colorata isolate Beijing-Zhang1983 chromosome 11, ASM883128v2, whole genome shotgun sequence genomic DNA carries:
- the LOC116265071 gene encoding aspartyl protease family protein At5g10770-like translates to MTKLSLFSTLNLFLALFLCPGTSSFASAKDASHHYFQILAADILPSARSLCKAGEGLRSTYQQGRGALKLVHRHGPCSPFSGIGGSAANGSQLTLTEVLQQDQSRVQWIHSRASSSPSDNKQVQDPFQAEATTQLPARPGASLSTLNYVVTVGLGTPKQAFNLAFDTGSDLTWVQCEPCISCYPQQGARFNPAFSSTYQRVSCTAPECAEAKLESGLNQCSASGCLYGIVYGDNSVTVGQLSRDKLTLTGSDVLPGFTFGCGQKNQGIFGMVGGLLGLGRTQLSVVSQARNKYGGVFSYCLPTSNGVGHLTFGPDRSSFSSARFTPLLPHSKFYFVPLAGMSVGGRLLPVSPSAFGSQGTVLDSGTVITRLPPAAYSALRSAFRDFMAQRKYPLAPAATLLDTCYDLSSYTAIEIPKIAFHFQGGTDLVLNAANILLASSLSQVCLAFAGNTKAADPGIIGNWQQKTTLVVHDIPNSKIGFGQGACS, encoded by the exons ATGACGAAGCTGTCACTGTTCAGCACTCTCAACCTCTTCCTAGCTCTCTTCCTCTGTCCGGGGACGTCCTCCTTCGCCAGTGCAAAGGATGCAAGCCATCACTACTTTCAGATCCTTGCCGCCGACATCCTGCCGTCGGCGAGGTCACTTTGCAAAGCGGGAGAAG GTCTCCGGAGTACTTACCAGCAAGGACGGGGGGCGCTAAAACTGGTCCACCGGCATGGTCCCTGCTCCCCTTTCTCCGGCATCGGGGGATCGGCGGCGAACGGCAGCCAGCTGACCTTGACGGAGGTCCTCCAGCAGGATCAGTCCCGTGTTCAGTGGATCCATTCAAGGGCGTCCTCATCCCCATCTGATAACAAACAAGTACAGGACCCCTTCCAGGCAGAGGCAACAACACAGCTCCCTGCTCGCCCAGGCGCATCGTTAAGCACTTTGAACTACGTAGTGACGGTGGGCCTGGGGACACCCAAGCAGGCCTTCAACCTAGCCTTTGACACAGGCAGTGACCTCACCTGGGTCCAGTGCGAGCCCTGCATCTCATGTTACCCGCAGCAGGGCGCCAGGTTCAACCCCGCCTTCTCTTCCACCTACCAGAGGGTATCATGCACTGCACCCGAATGCGCCGAGGCAAAGCTCGAGTCCGGCCTTAACCAGTGCTCTGCTTCCGGCTGCCTCTACGGCATCGTTTATGGCGACAACTCCGTTACAGTTGGGCAACTTAGCCGCGACAAATTGACCCTGACTGGGTCCGATGTACTCCCTGGGTTCACCTTCGGGTGCGGTCAGAAAAACCAGGGGATCTTTGGGATGGTTGGTGGTCTTCTTGGTCTTGGCCGGACTCAGCTGTCCGTTGTGTCTCAAGCAAGGAACAAGTACGGCGGTGTGTTCAGCTACTGCTTGCCCACATCGAACGGTGTGGGACACCTGACCTTCGGGCCCGACCGGTCATCCTTCAGCTCCGCTCGGTTCACGCCATTGCTCCCCCACTCTAAGTTCTATTTCGTCCCCCTCGCCGGAATGAGTGTGGGTGGACGTCTCCTGCCCGTTTCACCTTCCGCCTTTGGAAGCCAAGGCACCGTCTTAGACTCCGGAACCGTGATCACACGGCTGCCGCCGGCGGCTTACAGCGCACTGAGGTCCGCCTTCCGTGATTTCATGGCCCAACGCAAGTATCCGCTAGCCCCGGCGGCCACTCTCCTTGATACCTGCTATGACCTGTCCAGCTACACAGCAATTGAGATTCCCAAGATCGCGTTCCACTTTCAGGGAGGCACGGACTTGGTCCTGAATGCTGCCAACATCCTTCTGGCTTCAAGTTTGTCTCAGGTCTGCTTGGCATTTGCTGGGAACACCAAAGCAGCAGATCCGGGCATCATAGGGAACTGGCAGCAGAAGACTACTCTGGTTGTGCACGACATCCCCAATTCAAAGATTGGCTTCGGACAAGGAGCGTGCAGCTAA